The following coding sequences are from one Eucalyptus grandis isolate ANBG69807.140 chromosome 11, ASM1654582v1, whole genome shotgun sequence window:
- the LOC104427655 gene encoding toll/interleukin-1 receptor-like protein, whose translation MVPAMERDGGSRIEYKVFLSFRGADSRETFTNCLYEGMKGAGIRVFRDDDELQVGQRIKEELPRAIESSRIYMPILSRNYASSKWCLIEFTKMVTMASKSDSTKEILPIYLHVNSDDVKLKSPLYHDAFVQHERNFGADQVKVWRDALMEVEEVKRWSLETYTGYGKLIKEIVQEVLIKLNARYKNVTEHLVKDHVQIDAIMKLLDIDYSGVRFVESME comes from the exons ATGGTTCCTGCAATGGAGAGAGATGGAGGCTCGAGAATTGAGTACAAGGTGTTCTTAAGCTTCAGAGGGGCTGACAGTCGCGAAACATTCACCAATTGCCTCTACGAAGGCATGAAAGGTGCTGGGATCCGCGTCTTCAGGGATGATGATGAGCTCCAAGTCGGGCAAAGGATCAAGGAAGAGCTCCCTCGGGCCATCGAGAGCTCTAGGATCTACATGCCCATCTTGTCAAGGAACTATGCGTCCAGCAAATGGTGCCTCATCGAGTTCACTAAGATGGTTACGATGGCATCAAAGTCGGACAGCACGAAAGAGATTCTCCCCATTTATCTTCACGTGAATTCGGATGACGTCAAGCTCAAGTCTCCGCTGTATCACGACGCGTTCGTACAGCACGAGAGGAACTTTGGAGCAGACCAAGTGAAGGTGTGGCGTGACGCCCTCATGGAGGTTGAGGAAGTAAAGCGATGGAGCTTGGAAACTTATACAGG CTATGGCAAACTCATCAAAGAGATCGTCCAGGAGGTCCTGATTAAGCTGAATGCCAGATATAAGAATGTGACTGAACATTTAGTCAAAGATCATGTTCAGATTGATGCAATAATGAAGTTGTTGGACATTGACTACAGTGGCGTGCGTTTTGTGGAGTCCATGGAATAG